A genomic stretch from Candidatus Amarolinea dominans includes:
- a CDS encoding Crp/Fnr family transcriptional regulator, with translation MLERRDLTAGQTPNTHLVGLLREVSFFAALDENTLQQLACVAHRLTYAPGEMIFLEGEPCAGLYILDRGRCKIFKTSIEGREQTLQVVLPGNFFNHVAALDGGPNAANAVALDDVVTWAMAREDIKALAFQYPALGWVLLEHVAHLARFLVGIVEDLGLRPVKARLAKLLLEEAERSQQGELDRDLLLTQQEIAARLGTVREMVGRALRTLMDDGAIQIERHRIVIVDREMLKQLAML, from the coding sequence ATGCTTGAACGCCGGGATTTAACAGCAGGGCAAACACCCAACACGCATCTGGTTGGCCTACTCAGGGAGGTATCCTTTTTCGCGGCCCTCGACGAAAACACGTTGCAGCAACTGGCCTGTGTGGCGCACCGTTTGACTTATGCGCCTGGCGAGATGATCTTTCTTGAAGGTGAACCCTGCGCCGGACTTTACATACTCGATCGCGGTCGCTGCAAGATCTTCAAGACCTCGATCGAGGGCCGCGAACAGACCCTGCAAGTCGTGCTGCCGGGTAACTTCTTCAATCATGTGGCTGCCCTGGATGGTGGCCCGAACGCGGCCAACGCGGTCGCGCTCGATGATGTGGTGACCTGGGCGATGGCGCGTGAAGATATCAAGGCTCTGGCGTTTCAATATCCGGCGTTGGGTTGGGTGTTGTTAGAACATGTCGCCCATCTCGCGCGCTTCCTGGTCGGCATTGTGGAGGACCTGGGGCTGCGCCCGGTCAAAGCCCGCCTGGCCAAGCTCCTGTTGGAAGAAGCTGAGCGCAGCCAGCAGGGGGAACTGGACCGCGATCTCCTGCTGACGCAGCAGGAGATCGCGGCTCGCCTGGGCACGGTGCGCGAGATGGTCGGTCGCGCGCTGCGCACCCTGATGGATGACGGCGCGATCCAGATCGAACGGCACCGCATCGTGATTGTGGATCGAGAGATGCTGAAACAACTGGCGATGTTGTAG